Proteins encoded in a region of the Thunnus maccoyii chromosome 4, fThuMac1.1, whole genome shotgun sequence genome:
- the LOC121895636 gene encoding chymotrypsin-C-like — protein sequence MMKFVVLAFFVAGAYGCGAPTFPPMVSKVVGGQDVTPHSWPWQISLQYNRQGEWRHTCGGTLISDQWVLTAAHCISSSKQYRVAMGKHDLLQTEQGAVFMATSNIIVHEKWNPFFIRNDIALIKLESPVTFSDTIMASCIPAAGFILAHNQSCYVTGWGRMKTGGPIADILQQALLPVVDHATCSRLDWWGSQVKDTMVCAGGDGVVSGCNGDSGGPLNCQNANGIWEVHGIVSFGSGLSCNFPKKPTVFTQVSSYVDWISSKMVAY from the exons ATGATGAAGTTTGTGGTTCTCGCTTTCTTTGTTGCTGGTG CCTACGGGTGCGGTGCGCCCACCTTCCCTCCTATGGTGAGCAAGGTGGTTGGAGGACAGGATGTCACGCCTCACAGCTGGCCCTGGCAG ATATCCCTGCAGTACAACAGACAGGGTGAGTGGAGACACACCTGCGGAGGCACTCTGATCTCTGACCAGTGGGtcctcactgctgctcactgtaTCAG cagcagcaagcagtACAGAGTGGCCATGGGAAAGCACGACCTGCTGCAGACGGAGCAGGGCGCCGTGTTCATGGCCACCTCTAACATTATTGTGCATGAGAAGTGGAACCCCTTCTTCATCCG TAATGACATTGCCCTGATCAAGCTGGAGTCCCCCGTCACCTTCAGTGACACCATCATGGCTTCTTGTATTCCCGCTGCCGGCTTCATCCTGGCCCATAACCAGTCCTGCTACGTCACTGGATGGGGTCGCATGAAGA CCGGTGGTCCCATTGCTGACATCCTGCAGCAGGCTCTCCTGCCCGTGGTGGACCACGCTACCTGCAGCCGGTTAGACTGGTGGGGTTCTCAGGTGAAGGACACCATGGTCTGTGCAGGTGGAGATGGAGTTGTGTCTGGTTGCAAC GGAGACTCTGGCGGCCCTCTGAACTGCCAGAACGCTAACGGCATCTGGGAGGTTCACGGTATCGTCAGCTTTGGCTCCGGGCTCAGCTGCAACTTCCCCAAGAAGCCCACCGTCTTCACTCAAGTCAGCTCCTACGTCGACTGGATCAGCTCC AAAATGGTTGCCTATTAA
- the LOC121895332 gene encoding chymotrypsin-like elastase family member 2A has protein sequence MWSSHLPSCAEQGGGRRGRHTSQLALAGCWREILVHFSASHPSGTATHNVLSLCSAQISLQSDSSGRWRHVCGGTLISSDWVLTAAHCINDRYNYRVELGKHSLKASEEGSIARSAAQIITHEDYNILLSRNDIALIKLSSPVTFTDTIMPACLPELGVVLPHGAPCYVTGWGRLSTSGPLADILQQALLPVVGHDICSQPDWWSVLATDKMVCAGGDGITAGCNGDSGGPLNCQNPDGSWDVHGVVSFGSGQGCNVLQKPTVFTQVSSYISWMNTVRNFFIF, from the exons ATGTGGTCTTCCCACCTTCCCTCCTGTGCTGAGCAGGGTGGTGGCAGGAGAGGACGTCACACCTCACAGCTGGCCCTGGCAG GGTGTTGGAGGGAGATTTTAGTCCATTTCAGTGCATCTCATCCATCCGGCACAGCGACGCACAATGTCCTCTCACTGTGCTCTGCTCAGATCTCACTCCAGTCAGACAGCAGTGGGCGCTGGAGGCACGTCTGTGGAGGCACCCTCATCTCCTCTGACTGGGTCCTCACCGCTGCACACTGCATCAA TGACCGCTACAACTACAGAGTGGAGCTGGGTAAACACAGCCTGAAGGCGAGTGAGGAGGGCTCGATAGCTCGGAGTGCAGCCCAGATCATCACTCATGAGGACTACAACATCCTGCTCAGCCG TAACGACATTGCCCTGATCAAGCTGTCTTCCCCCGTCACCTTCACTGATACAATCATGCCCGCCTGCCTCCCAGAGCTGGGCGTGGTCCTGCCCCACGGTGCTCCATGCTATGTCACCGGCTGGGGTCGACTCTCCA CCAGCGGTCCTCTGGCTGACATCCTGCAGCAGGCTCTCCTGCCAGTGGTCGGCCACGATATCTGCTCACAGCCCGACTGGTGGAGCGTCCTGGCAACGGACAAGATGGTCTGTGCCGGGGGAGACGGCATCACTGCTGGCTGTAAC GGAGACTCTGGTGGCCCCCTGAACTGCCAGAACCCTGATGGCTCCTGGGACGTCCACGGCGTGGTGAGCTTCGGTTCTGGTCAGGGCTGCAACGTCTTGCAGAAGCCCACTGTCTTTACACAAGTCAGCTCTTACATCAGCTGGATGAACACAGTGAGAAATTTTTTCATCTTCTGA
- the ela2 gene encoding elastase 2, with protein sequence MKFVILALFVAGAYGCGLPTFPPTVTRVVGGEDVRENSWPWQVSLQYQSGGNFYHTCGGTLIASQWVLTAAHCISSRTYRVYMGKHNLKENEAGSIAISPSKIIVHEAWDSYRIRNDIALIKLSTPVTLSDSIMPACLPTADDILPNGAPCYVTGWGRLWTGGPIADILQQALLPVVGHSTCSRYDWWGSLVTDKMVCAGGDGILASCNGDSGGPLNCQNPDGSWDVHGVVSFGSSMGCNYPKKPSVFTRVSAYIPWINNVMASN encoded by the exons ATGAAGTTCGTGATCTTGGCTTTGTTTGTTGCTGGTG CCTACGGGTGTGGCCTGCCCACCTTCCCCCCCACCGTCACCAGGGTGGTCGGCGGAGAGGATGTCCGTGAGAACAGCTGGCCCTGGCAG GTGTCTCTGCAGTACCAGAGTGGCGGCAACTTCTACCACACTTGCGGTGGCACTCTGATCGCCAGCCAGTGGGTCCTCACCGCTGCTCACTGCATCAG CAGTCGCACCTACAGAGTGTATATGGGAAAACACAACCTGAAGGAAAATGAGGCTGGTTCTATTGCCATCAGCCCCAGCAAGATCATCGTCCACGAGGCCTGGGACTCTTACAGAATCCG TAATGACATCGCCCTGATCAAGCTCTCCACTCCTGTCACATTGTCTGACTCCATCATGCCTGCTTGTCTTCCCACCGCTGATGACATCCTGCCTAACGGCGCTCCCTGCTACGTCACCGGCTGGGGTCGTCTCTGGA CCGGAGGTCCCATTGCCGACATCCTGCAGCAGGCCCTTCTTCCCGTGGTCGGCCACTCCACCTGCAGCAGGTATGACTGGTGGGGCAGCCTGGTCACCGACAAGATGGTCTGTGCTGGAGGAGACGGAATCCTGGCTAGCTGCAAC GGAGACTCTGGCGGTCCCCTCAACTGTCAGAACCCTGATGGTTCCTGGGATGTCCACGGTGTGGTGAGCTTCGGCTCTAGCATGGGCTGCAACTACCCCAAGAAGCCCTCCGTCTTCACCAGGGTCAGCGCCTACATCCCCTGGATCAACAAC
- the tmem51a gene encoding transmembrane protein 51a encodes MRSSVDGPPDPHSRGGTSNNSNNNNNNSSSTENSGNSGSQYALCALGVGLVALGIVMIVWSVVPADTAGNSSNTGGGDGDYGGRKNKASSVAFVLVGSGVVMLLLSLCLGMRNKQREQMRLQESHRGVAATEQEEREIAEEQAQRYAVPTYEEAVGSGQYPVRQSNPNPSSSQLPSYDDLVQVDGVRYEFEGPEVQATEAQPAPASGAPSAASTSNHRPGKSSRKLLPIKIRRIKSEKMHMKNIDNSQPAAGMSIEPLTPPPQYEDKVPPL; translated from the exons ATGCGTTCCAGTGTGGATGGACCACCAGACCCTCATAGCAGAGGAGGCACCAGCAACAacagtaataacaacaacaacaacagcagcagcactgagaaCAGTGGAAACTCTGGTTCCCAGTATGCACTGTGTGCTTTGGGGGTTGGGCTTGTTGCCCTCGGCATTGTGATGATTGTGTGGAGTGTAGTACCTGCGGACACGGCCGGTAACAGCAGCAAtacaggaggaggagatggagattATGGTGGCAGGAAGAATAAAGCGTCCTCTGTGGCCTTTGTCTTGGTGGGTTCTGGGGTGgtcatgctgctgctgtcctTGTGTCTGGGAATGAGGAATAAACAGCGGGAGCAGATGAGGCTCCAGGAGTCCCACAGAGGAGTGGCAGCTACTGagcaggaggaaagagaaat TGCTGAGGAGCAAGCCCAGCGTTACGCTGTACCCACCTATGAAGAGGCAGTAGGCAGTGGCCAGTACCCTGTCCGGCAGAGCAACCCTAACCCAAGCTCCTCCCAGCTACCCTCCTACGACGACTTGGTCCAAGTTGATGGGGTGCGGTATGAATTCGAGGGGCCAGAGGTCCAAGCAACTGAGGCACAGCCTGCTCCAGCTTCTGGTGCTCCCTCTGCTGCTTCCACTTCAAATCATAGACCTGGGAAAAGTAGCCGCAAACTCCTCCCTATCAAGATCCGCAGGATTAAATCAGAGAAGATgcacatgaaaaatattgataattctcagccagcagctggaaTGAGTATAGAACCACTTACCCCGCCTCCGCAGTATGAGGATAAAGTGCCACCGCTTTAA